The Streptomyces cyanogenus DNA segment GGTGCGGACGTCCGCACCGTCGGCCGCACCGAGGTCGTCCACGTGCGGACCTAGAACGCGTTCCAGTCCGGCGCCCTCTGTATAGCCCAGCGCTCCGCAGTTGTGAAGGCTCCTGACGCCGTGTCAGCTTCGGCGGCGGGGCTGTGACATGTGTCCCGTCCGGTTCCGTACATGTGTGCCTGCCGGGGGCGGGGCCCGGTTTCGTACCGTTCGACTCGTAGGCTGTGCTGCCCTCCCGCCGCCGGGCGGGGGCGTTCGAACGGGGGATCGAGATGACACGGGGGAACACCGGGACGCCGTGGTGGCGGAGACTGCGCTGCCAGGCGGCGGCCGGGCAGCGGGAACGGCCGGCCTGGCGGGCGGAGATGCGACGGTTCCGGGCCGCCCGGCGGGGCGGCGCGGACCCCGCCGCCACGGACCATCCGGGCCCGCCGCCGACCGGGTTCTCCCTGCTGCCCTGGCTGCTGATGGGCATGGGCTCCTTCTCCCACCTGCTCCAGGGCAGAACCCCGAACCCGTGGTTCGGCGGCCTGGGCCTGCTGGCCTTCAACTCCCTCTACGTCTACGTCATCTTCCGTGCCTTCGACCGGGCCAAGCGGGAGTCGGCGGCCACCCGGGTGGCGCTCGCCCTGCTCGCCCTGCTCACCACGGGCCTCGCCCTCGGCTACGGCGGCAGCTGGCTGATGTTCTTCCCGCTGCTGGGCCTGGCCACCGGCGCGGTCCTGCGCGGGCCGTGGCTGGGCCGCACCGGCACCCTGCTGGCGGTGCACGCGGGTGCCGTCTCCGCCCTGCGCGACGACTGGGCGAACGCGACGACCATGGCCTACGGCACCTTCATCTCCACCATGGTGACCGCGGCGATCCTCAGCCTGTCCGAGGCCGTACGGGAACTGCGGGCCGCCCGCGAGGAACTGGCCCGCCGCGCGGTGGAGCAGGAGCGGCTGCGCTTCTCCCGCGATCTGCACGATCTGCTCGGGCACACGCTGTCGGTGGTCGTGGTGAAGTCGGAGGCGGCCCGTCGGCTGGCCCCGCGTGATCTGGCCGCGGCGCTGGCGCAGATCTCGGACATCGAGTCGGTGGGCCGGCAGGCGCTCACCGAGATCCGGGAGGCGGTGACCGGGTACCGCGAGGGCAGCCTGGCCACCGAGCTGACCCGGGCCCGGTCGGCGCTGTCCGCGGCGAGCGTGCAGCCGGTGGTCCGCCAGTCCGGGGCGCCGCTCGCCCCGCAGACGGAGGCGCTGCTCGGCTGGGTGGTGCGCGAGGCGGTCACCAACGTCGTCCGGCACAGCCGCGCGAGCCGCTGCGAGATCACCGTGGAGGGGGCCGCCGAACGGGTCCGGCTCACGGTCACGGACGACGGCAGGGGAACCGGCACCGGCGGGGGTGCCGGCGGTACCGGGCTGAAGGGGCTGACCGAGCGCCTCGCGGCGGCGGGCGGCTCCCTCACGGCCGGCCCGGCGCCGCGCGGCGGCTTCACCGTCATCGCCGACCTCCCGGCCGGCGGTGCGGAGCCGGTGTCACCGGCGGCTACGGCGCCCGGGGCGAACCGACCGCCAGGCTGACATCGTTCGCCCGGGACGTGGCCCTGTCGAAGGCGCCGGATCCGCCGTTGCTCGCTGCACAGCTCGTGGTCGTAGTGGCGCAGGTACCTCGTCGGGTGGTGGTACGAGGCGAACGAGGTGCCGGTGCCACTGCTGCCGGTCTGCGGGCGACGGCGTCGGCCCCGCCGCACCGGGCCATGCCGAGTCCTTACGGCCGGCTCCTCACGGCCAGGCCCTCACAGGCCGGCGAGCAGTCCGTCGAGCGGAGCCGGGACGCGGGCGGGGTCGAGCGCCTCGACCAGGACGCGGCCGTAGTGGATCTTGCGCCCCTTCTTCGTGCCGAGGAAGCGCCGCACCTGCTGCTGGGGGCTGCGGCCCTGCTGCGCGGGCTGGCGCAGGAAGGTCTCCAGGGCGCGCAGGTCGCCCTCGGCCCGGACCAGCTCGGCCACCCGGGTCACGCCCAGCGCCCGGATCAGCTCGTCCTCCAGGTCGGCGGCGCAGACGAAGACCCCGTGCGGTGCCGCACCGGCCCGCTCCCAGCCGCGGGCGTAGTAGCCGCGCTCACGCTCGTCGCACAGCCCCGTGAGGCGCAGGTCCAGCCCGGGCGGCCCGAGGAGGCGGGCGAAACGCCCGACGTTCATCGCCCCGCCCATCGACAGGACGCAGACCCCCTCGGCCGCCAGGTCCCGGCCGCGCCGTGCGGCCAGCGCGCCGATCGCCGCGGCGTCGCTCGGCCCTTCCAGCAGGACGACCGTCCGGACCGACAGCCGCGCGGCCAGCTCCCGCGCGGGGTGCTCGGGCCCCCCGGCCGCCCACGCGGTGACCGCTTCCCGGAACCCCGTCATGTCAGCCATGGGACGAGTCTCCGCCTCCCCCGGCCGCGCGGACAGCGAATTTCCACCGGCCGTGCGGTGCCCCGGGCAACGGCGGGGAGCAGCCCGCCTCTTCCGGCAGCAGCCGGACGTGCTCCGGGCGGCCCGGCAGCAGCCCCCGAACGCGATGACCGCCTGCTCACCGGCCGGCTCCCCCGCCTGCGCGCCGCCGTAATCTGGCTCCATGAACGAGATGCCCCGGGACCGCCGGCCCGCCAAGTGCATCCGGGTGCTGCTCGCCGAGGACCAGGGCATGATGCGTGGCGCTCTCGCCCTGCTGCTCGGCATGGAGGAGGACATCGAGGTCGTGGCCCAGCTGGCGACGGGGGACGGCATCGTGGACGCCGTGTTCACGCACCGGCCGGACGTGGCCCTGCTGGACATCGAACTGCCGGGCAGGAGCGGGCTGGACGCGGCGGCCGAGCTGCGGGACCAGGCGCCCGACTGCCGGGTGCTGATCCTCACCACCTTCGGCCGGCCCGGCTATCTGCGCCGGGCCATGGAGGCCGGTGCGGCCGGCTTCCTCGTCAAGGACGGGCCGGTGGAGGAACTGGCCACGGCGATCCGGCGGGTGCTCACCGGGGAGACCGTGGTCGATCCGGCGCTGGCCGCCGCCGCGCTCAGCGCCGGGCCGAATCCGCTGACGGCCCGCGAGTGCGAGGTGCTCCAGGCGTCGGTGGACGGGGCGACCGTCGCCGACATCGCCGGGAAGCTCCACCTGTCGGAGTCCACCGTCCGCAACTACCTCTCCTCCGCGATCGGAAAGACCGGCACCCGCAACCGGGCGGAGGCGGTCCGGGAGGCCCGGCAGCAGGGCTGGCTGTGAGCCGGGCCGCGCCCGCGGCGGGTCACTTCGTCACCTCGGCGTCCTTGAAGCTCGTCCCCTCGGGGCCGAGGCACACGAACCAGTTCCCGCCCGGATAGCCGGCCACCGGGCGGATCAGCGAGGTGCCGTCATGGGCGGCGGGCGCGGGGCCCTCCAGCGGGGCCACGGTGGATCTGCCGTCCTTCCAGCGGCAGGTGACCTCCCGGGCGGTCTTCGCCACATGCCCGACCACCAGCCGTTCGGGAGCCGTGGGGCTGACCTCATCCAAGCTGACGGCTGCGGACTGGAGGTCGGTGCCCGAGAGGCGGTCGATCCTCTTGTGCGTGTCGAACATGACCACCAGGGACAGGCCGTCGCCGTAGGACCGCATCGAGAAGTACGAGGTCTTGCCGACCAGGTCGGCGGCCTTGTCCACCGACGGCCCCAGACCCATCCGCTTCATGGCGTCGAACTGCCCGTCCGCCTCCTTCCTGTCACGCGGCGCGCCCCACACCTGGACCCAGACCTGCCACTCCTTGCCGTGCTCGGTCCCCCGCGCCAGCTCGGTCTGCTGCGGGTGGTACACGTGTCTCTCCTCGGCGGACGCCGGGCCGGGCGCCATCGGCGTCGTCCGGCCGGCGCGCTCCCCGGGCAGCCCGCCGAAGGCCAGCGTCGCCCCCGTCGAGCCCGCCAGCACCAGGGCCGTGGCCGCCGCCACCGCCCAGCGCCGCGCCTTGCGGCGCCGGCCACCGCGGATGACGGCCTGGACCGGGGGTATGCCGATCTCGACCTCGTCCGCCGCGTCGGCGAGCAGGAGCGCGATGTCCGCGTGTGTCATGTCGTGCTTCTCCTGGTCCGCGCTCATCACTTCCGCCCTCCGTACGTCACCATGTCGGCCAGTCCCGGTATGGCGCGGAGTTTCGCGATCCCCTTGGCCGCGTTGCTCTTCACCGTGCCCACCGAGCAGCCCATCGCCTCCGCCGCCTGCGTCTCCGTCAGGTCCTCCCAGTAGCGCAGGACGACCGCCTCCCGCTGCCGCAGGGGAAGTTGGGCGAGCGCCTGGAGCAGGGCGCTGCGGTCGTCGGCCTGGGCCATCCGGTCCCCCGTGTCGGCCACCTCGCGCACCAGGCCGGAGTCGTCCTTCGGCGCCAGGAACTCCCGGAGCCTCCGTCGGTGTCTGCGCGCATGCGCGTTGATCATCACCCGCCGTACGTACGCCTCCGGGTCGTCGGCGGCGCCGACCCGGCGCCAGGCCGCGTAGACCCGTTCGAGCGTCGACTGGACCAGGTCCTCCGCGGCGTGCTGCTCCCCCGTGAGGAGAAATGCCGTACGCATCAACCGCGGCCAGCGGCCGACCACGAAGCTCTGGAACTCATCGTTCCGAGTCTGCTTCCCGTCCCCCATGGGCACCTCCTAGATATTCAAAGGAGTCCATGGGCCGCCCGGACCGTTGCCCCGGCCGGCGGATTCGGCGAACTTTTTCGAGACAGCAGCCGGCAGGAACCTGTTCCATGCCGATGCAGGCGAGGTCTGTGCCCTCCAGCGCGGTGTTCCACCCGGCACCATGACGCACCCGACTGGAACGTGTTCCATCAAGTCCCCGCTCCTGACGCCACGTCAGAATCTCATGAAAGGGTCAAGGATTCGTTAGAGGCCCGAAGCAACGGAATAGTTGCCTGTGCATACGAGGTTTACCCGGCACTTATGACACGCGGAAGGCCTCACCCCATGCCAGACACGACGACCGACCAGCCCAACCGGAGAGCGGGCGGCGCCGTCGTCCCCGTGCTCGCCTTCGCGGGCATCGTGGTCGCGGTGATGCAGACGCTGCTCGTGCCGGTCATCAAGGACCTGCCGCAGCTCCTGGACACCGCCCCCACCAACGCCACCTGGGTGCTCACCTCGACCCTGCTGTCCGGCGCCGTCGCCACCCCGATCATGGGCCGGCTCGGCGACCTCTACGGCAAGCGCCGCATGCTGATCCTCAGCCTCGCCGTGATGGTGGCCGGCGCCCTGGTCAGCGCGGTCACCAGCCAGCTGCTCACCATGATCGTGGGCCGTACCCTGCAGGGCTTCGCCATGGGCGCGATCCCGCTCGGCATCGGCCTGATGCGCGACATGCTGCCCCGCGAGAAGCTCGGCTCGGCCATGGCCCTGATGAGCTCCTCGATCGGCGTCGGCGGCGGCCTCGCGCTGCCCGCCGCGGCCCTGGTCGCCCAGCACACGGACTGGCACGCCCTGTTCTACGGCGCCGCCGGCCTCGGCGCGCTCGCCATCGTCCTCACCCTCCTCACCGTGCCGGAGTCCCCGATGCGCGCCGAGGGCTCCTTCGACCTGCTCGGCGCGCTGGGCCTGTCCACCGGCCTGGTCCTGCTCCTGCTGCCCATCACCAAGGGCAGCGACTGGGGCTGGTCGTCGGGCACCACGCTCGGCCTGTTCGCCGGGGCCGCCGTCGTCCTGCTGCTGTGGGGCGTGTTCGAGCTGCGCGTCCAGGCGCCCCTGGTCGACCTGCGCACCACCGCGCGCCGCGAGGTGCTGCTCACCAACCTCGCCTCGATCATGGTCGGCGTCAGCTTCTACGTCGTCTCCCTCGTCCTGCCCCAGCTACTCCAGCTGCCCACCGCCACCGGCTACGGCCTCGGCCAGTCGATGGTCGTCGCGGGCCTGTGCGTGGCCCCGCTGGGCCTGACGATGATGTTCACGGCGCCGGTCTACGCCCGGCTGTCCGCCCGCTACGGCCCCAAGGTCACCCTGATCGTCGGCCTGCTGATCATCGCGATCGGCTACGGCGGCGGCCTCGGCCTGATGGACGCCGCCTGGCAGA contains these protein-coding regions:
- a CDS encoding sensor histidine kinase, whose product is MTRGNTGTPWWRRLRCQAAAGQRERPAWRAEMRRFRAARRGGADPAATDHPGPPPTGFSLLPWLLMGMGSFSHLLQGRTPNPWFGGLGLLAFNSLYVYVIFRAFDRAKRESAATRVALALLALLTTGLALGYGGSWLMFFPLLGLATGAVLRGPWLGRTGTLLAVHAGAVSALRDDWANATTMAYGTFISTMVTAAILSLSEAVRELRAAREELARRAVEQERLRFSRDLHDLLGHTLSVVVVKSEAARRLAPRDLAAALAQISDIESVGRQALTEIREAVTGYREGSLATELTRARSALSAASVQPVVRQSGAPLAPQTEALLGWVVREAVTNVVRHSRASRCEITVEGAAERVRLTVTDDGRGTGTGGGAGGTGLKGLTERLAAAGGSLTAGPAPRGGFTVIADLPAGGAEPVSPAATAPGANRPPG
- a CDS encoding TOPRIM nucleotidyl transferase/hydrolase domain-containing protein; this encodes MADMTGFREAVTAWAAGGPEHPARELAARLSVRTVVLLEGPSDAAAIGALAARRGRDLAAEGVCVLSMGGAMNVGRFARLLGPPGLDLRLTGLCDERERGYYARGWERAGAAPHGVFVCAADLEDELIRALGVTRVAELVRAEGDLRALETFLRQPAQQGRSPQQQVRRFLGTKKGRKIHYGRVLVEALDPARVPAPLDGLLAGL
- a CDS encoding response regulator transcription factor, yielding MNEMPRDRRPAKCIRVLLAEDQGMMRGALALLLGMEEDIEVVAQLATGDGIVDAVFTHRPDVALLDIELPGRSGLDAAAELRDQAPDCRVLILTTFGRPGYLRRAMEAGAAGFLVKDGPVEELATAIRRVLTGETVVDPALAAAALSAGPNPLTARECEVLQASVDGATVADIAGKLHLSESTVRNYLSSAIGKTGTRNRAEAVREARQQGWL
- a CDS encoding SigE family RNA polymerase sigma factor produces the protein MGDGKQTRNDEFQSFVVGRWPRLMRTAFLLTGEQHAAEDLVQSTLERVYAAWRRVGAADDPEAYVRRVMINAHARRHRRRLREFLAPKDDSGLVREVADTGDRMAQADDRSALLQALAQLPLRQREAVVLRYWEDLTETQAAEAMGCSVGTVKSNAAKGIAKLRAIPGLADMVTYGGRK
- a CDS encoding MFS transporter, whose protein sequence is MPDTTTDQPNRRAGGAVVPVLAFAGIVVAVMQTLLVPVIKDLPQLLDTAPTNATWVLTSTLLSGAVATPIMGRLGDLYGKRRMLILSLAVMVAGALVSAVTSQLLTMIVGRTLQGFAMGAIPLGIGLMRDMLPREKLGSAMALMSSSIGVGGGLALPAAALVAQHTDWHALFYGAAGLGALAIVLTLLTVPESPMRAEGSFDLLGALGLSTGLVLLLLPITKGSDWGWSSGTTLGLFAGAAVVLLLWGVFELRVQAPLVDLRTTARREVLLTNLASIMVGVSFYVVSLVLPQLLQLPTATGYGLGQSMVVAGLCVAPLGLTMMFTAPVYARLSARYGPKVTLIVGLLIIAIGYGGGLGLMDAAWQTVVTSVVLGAGIGLAYSSLPALIVGAVPASETGAANGLNTLMRSIGTSVSSAVIGMVLANTANDVGGVAVPTMHGFRVSFLIATAAVAVGLLLALCLPRAARPAPQHTQLRASSEEDANLERAEEALRGFRGRILDAGGAPVARAKVTLIDRRGRQAGATLSAADGSYVLAVPGEGAYVLAAKASGHGPLASSVTHSGAERAVDLDLSLPGETVSA